A segment of the Vibrio parahaemolyticus genome:
ACAAATCACGCACGTTGCAACAGCAATGACGGAAATGAAAGCTGCGGTAGCCGACGTTGCACGCAACACGGAAGAGTCAGCGAGCCAAGCAAACGATGCAAACCACCGTACACAACTTGGTGTGCGTGAAACACAAAGCATGGTTGATGCGATTGGTGAAGTAGCAAATGTTATCGGCGCTGCTGGTGATACAGTTTCAGAGCTTGAACAGCAATCGAACCAAATCAACGTTGTGGTTGATGTTATCCGTGATATCGCAGATCAAACAAACTTGCTTGCGCTTAACGCCGCTATTGAAGCAGCGCGTGCTGGTGAATCGGGCCGTGGCTTTGCAGTTGTAGCGGACGAAGTTCGTACTCTTGCTGGCCGTACTCAAGATTCAACAAGTGAAATCACAGCGATCATCGAGCAGCTACAATCACTAGCGAAAGACGCGAAATCAGCGACTGAGCTTTCTCGCACAAGCATTGCCGAGTGCGCTGACCAAGGCATTCAGTCAAAACAACTGATGAACGACATCGAACATGCGATTTCTGATATCTCAGACATGGGCAGTCAAATCGCAACGGCATGTAACCAGCAAGACTCAGTAGCTGAGGAACTAAGCCGTAGCATCGAAAACATCCATCTTGCGTCTCAAGAGGTCGCGCAAGGTTCAGAGCAAACTGCACAAGCTTGCCGCGAACTGAGCCAGCTATCCGTATCTCTTCAAGATGTAATGAGCCGCTTTAAGCTAAACTAAAACGACTCGACAAAAACGCTCCAAGCTCCGCAGTTTGGGGCGTTTTGTTTTTCTGGCGTACATTCCCTCGTACGCTTTCCTTTAACAATAAAAAACGCGTATGGAGGTTTTATGCGCCTTAAGAAAACTCTTCTTTCTATTGCCATTGCTGCAGCAACGTTCACCCCTGCTATGCATTCAATCGCAGCTCCACTCCAGCTTCAAACGACGTTAGACCAAGAGAGTCAAATTCAATCATCCAACACTTGGCTAGAAATCGATTTAGGTCAGTTTAAGCAAAACATCGAGCAGTTTAAGTCACACATGAATGACCAGACTAAAATCTGTGCGGTGATGAAAGCTGACGCCTATGGCAACGGTATCGCAGGCTTAATGCCAACTATCATAGAACAGCAAATTCCTTGCGTAGCGATCGCAAGTAATGCAGAAGCACAAGTTGTGCGAGACAGCGGCTTTAAAGGTCAATTAATGCGTGTTCGCTCAGCAGAGATTGGCGAAATTGAAGGTGCACTTGATCTTAATGTTGAAGAGCTAATCGGCACGCTTGATCAAGCAAAAGCGATCGCTGCACTCTCTAAAAAAGCAAACAAGACAGTCAAAGTTCACCTTGCGCTTAACGACGGCGGCATGGGTCGTAACGGCATTGACATGACGACAGAAAACGGCAAAAAAGAAGCCCTTGCGATTGCTAAGCAATCTGGCGTTGAGATTGTCGGTATCATGACGCACTTCCCGAATTACAACGCAGAAGAAGTACGCGCGAAACTTGGCTCATTCAAAGAAAGCTCGGCATGGCTAATTGAAGAAGCGAATCTAAAACGCGAAGACATTCTTCTGCACGTAGCAAACTCGTACACAGCGCTTAACGTACCAGAAGCTCAACTTGATATGGTCCGTCCTGGTGGTGTGCTTTACGGTGATCTACCAACTAACCTTGAATACCCTTCTATCGTGTCTTTCAAAACACGCGTAGCATCACTGCACCACCTACCGAAAAACAGCACTGTGGGTTACGACAGCAGCTTTACAACCACTAAAGAAAGCGTAATGGCGAACCTTCCTGTCGGTTACTCTGACGGTTACCCAAGAAAAATGGGCAATACAGCAGACGTGCTGATCAATGGTCAACGTGCAAAAGTGGTTGGCGTAACGTCAATGAATACAACAATGATCGACGTTTCCGATATCAAAGGCGTGAAGCCGGGTTCTGAGGTCGTTCTGTTCGGCAACCAAAAATCTCAAACCATCAATGCCGCAGAAATCGAGAAGAACGCCGACGTGATCTTCCCAGAACTTTACACCATTTGGGGCACATCAAACCCTCGCGTGTACGTGAAGTAATCTTACGACTTCCTTTTTAAACACTTCCTAACTCAAAGCGAGCTTCGTGCTCGCTTTCTTTTTTCGCTCAAAAAGCCCTGAAACACCGATAACGTTAGTGTCA
Coding sequences within it:
- the alr gene encoding alanine racemase codes for the protein MRLKKTLLSIAIAAATFTPAMHSIAAPLQLQTTLDQESQIQSSNTWLEIDLGQFKQNIEQFKSHMNDQTKICAVMKADAYGNGIAGLMPTIIEQQIPCVAIASNAEAQVVRDSGFKGQLMRVRSAEIGEIEGALDLNVEELIGTLDQAKAIAALSKKANKTVKVHLALNDGGMGRNGIDMTTENGKKEALAIAKQSGVEIVGIMTHFPNYNAEEVRAKLGSFKESSAWLIEEANLKREDILLHVANSYTALNVPEAQLDMVRPGGVLYGDLPTNLEYPSIVSFKTRVASLHHLPKNSTVGYDSSFTTTKESVMANLPVGYSDGYPRKMGNTADVLINGQRAKVVGVTSMNTTMIDVSDIKGVKPGSEVVLFGNQKSQTINAAEIEKNADVIFPELYTIWGTSNPRVYVK